In one Drosophila pseudoobscura strain MV-25-SWS-2005 chromosome X, UCI_Dpse_MV25, whole genome shotgun sequence genomic region, the following are encoded:
- the LOC117185196 gene encoding patj homolog → MVSEPVAAVLRRSRTHVRLVVARPIKQNVPTPQYALEPGCAVVPTRVLVDPAELERYLISTGYPEIFGESSTASTPQTTTEDDRFVYRGETSMLIDPTIDLEELLALPETEKLQVELKKDANGLGITIAGYVCEKEELSGIFVKSVSPGSAADLSGRIRVNDRIIEVDGQSLQGYSNHQAVELLKKSGQVVNLRLERYLRGPKYEQLQQAIAANDKLPSSAPGTPSRAQLPTPVATTSSATTTPSRSLTRELEDEALPAPEAFMTTPPSNTTMTTTTLSTFGAGKQLVAVRDSLDGSTKIIPTDVVPLTEKIEQAPVHAKNGAVITRHKYYTDPELTDEAETEIIRKWQKIVGSDVEVIVAQIKKFAVGGLGISLEGTVDVEGGREVRPHHYIRSILPDGPVGVNAVLRSGDELLEVNGERLLGMNHLEVVAILKELPLDVRMVCGRNKNTSLLPFSDDTLKKLSNNFENLLPATNRLVKAKSDGSLATAGSVADADSVAAAANSFTKLKSRSLEPLTGLAMWSSQPQIIELVKGDRGLGFSILDYQDPLDPNDTLIVIRSLVPGGVAQLDGRLIPGDRLLFVNSINLENASLDQAVQALKGASKGVVRIGVAKPLPMTDNSLKACSTASTTSEETLEAQMSPPPPALPTVAPPAMPTAAKGVEPDLIPDWRN, encoded by the exons ATGGTCTCGGAGCCAGTGGCTGCCGTGCTGCGACGGTCGAGAACTCATGTCCGTCTCGTTGTGGCCCGTCCCATCAAGCAAAATGTGCCAACACCTCAGTATGCGTTGGAGCCGGGTTGTGCGGTTGTTCCGACGCGGGTTCTCGTCGATCCTGCCGAGCTGGAGCGCTACCTTATCTCCACCGGATATCCGGAGATCTTTGGCGAGAGTTCCACAGCTTCTACGCCGCAGACTACGACTGAAGATGATCGCTTTGTCTACCGCGGCGAGACTTCAATGCTCATCGATCCTACAATCGATCTGGAGGAGCTGTTGGCCCTGCCCGAAACGGAAAAGCTGCAGGTGGAACTGAAAAAGGACGCCAACGGCTTGGGCATCACCATTGCCGGCTACGTGTGCGAGAAGGAAGAACTGTCGGGCATCTTTGTGAAGAGCGTCTCACCGGGATCAGCGGCTGATCTGAGTGGACGTATTCGAGTCAACGATCGCATTATCGAGGTGGACGGGCAGTCCCTGCAGGGCTACTCCAATCACCAGGCGGTCGAATTGCTCAAGAAATCTGGCCAAGTGGTAAACCTCCGGCTGGAACGCTATCTTCGTGGTCCCAAGTACGAGCAACTGCAACAGGCCATCGCTGCCAACGATAAACTGCCATCCAGTGCCCCAGGCACACCCTCTCGGGCGCAACTGCCCACTCCCGTGGCAACCACATCATCGGCCACCACAACACCCTCCCGCAGCCTGACCAGAGAGCTGGAAGATGAAGCTCTGCCAGCCCCGGAGGCTTTCATGACCACTCCGCCCTCGAATACCACTATGACCACAACCACGCTGAGTACTTTCGGTGCGGGAAAGCAGTTAGTGGCTGTCAGGGATTCTCTGGATGGCTCAACGAAGATTATACCCACTGATGTTGTGCCTTTGACCGAAAAAATCGAG CAGGCACCGGTGCACGCCAAGAACGGTGCAGTCATCACTCGTCACAAGTACTATACGGATCCGGAGCTCACCGAcgaagcggaaacggaaatcaTTCGCAAATGGCAAAAGATTGTTGGCTCCGATGTGGAGGTTATTGTGGCACAAATCAAAAAGTTTGCCGTCGGCGGTCTGGGAATCTCGCTGGAGGGAACCGTAGATGTGGAAGGTGGACGGGAAGTGCGACCCCACCATTACATACGTTCCATTCTTCCAGATGGCCCTGTGGGTGTTAATGCTGTGCTCCGTTCCGGCGACGAGCTGCTGGAGGTCAATGGCGAGCGTCTGCTTGGCATGAATCACTTGGAGGTGGTAGCCATATTGAAGGAGCTGCCGCTGGACGTGCGAATGGTGTGCGGACGAAACAAGAACACGTCCCTGCTGCCCTTCTCTGACGACACCCTGAAGAAGCTGAGCAATAACTTTGAGAATCTTTTGCCTGCCACCAATCGCTTGGTGAAGGCCAAATCCGATGGCAGCTTGGCCACCGCTGGGTCTGTGGCCGACGCCGATTCggtggccgctgctgccaaCTCGTTCACCAAGCTGAAATCTCGATCTCTGGAGCCACTGACCGGCCTGGCCATGTGGTCATCACAGCCGCAAATCATTGAACTTGTGAAGGGAGACCGCGGTCTGGGGTTCTCTATACTGGACTACCAGGATCCCCTGGACCCCAATGATACCCTGATAGTCATCCGTTCCCTGGTGCCGGGAGGCGTGGCTCAGTTGGATGGACGTCTGATTCCAGGCGACCGCTTGCTGTTTGTCAATTCCATTAACCTTGAGAACGCCTCACTGGACCAGGCCGTGCAGGCCCTGAAGGGAGCTTCCAAGGGCGTGGTGCGCATCGGTGTGGCCAAACCGCTGCCCATGACGGACAACTCGCTGAAGGCGTGCAGCACTGCGAGCACCACCAGCGAGGAGACACTGGAGGCACAGATgtcgccgccaccgccagccCTGCCCACAGTCGCACCGCCAGCGATGCCAACGGCTGCCAAAGGTGTGGAGCCCGACCTAATACCCGACTGGCGCAATTGA
- the LOC6900551 gene encoding uncharacterized protein isoform X2, with translation MVLRSGIIIPFQFRDTKKLLMIGVPEENRNLNIWDLKNVVRAAFGIYNFEFRNKKIGFNIPDELLLHYLAQRHDLTNFVIEISQALDDGHAKEMLSYEPSCSMAVLKQQQQQQQHHPLQHHVPLPQRSSESASHHTHDYVPTSQPNSPALGVCHEPVDSPLEQQANTSSSDHADSSQKLRLTQTYAERTPESLTQSIDPMDIIPKAESELEVDRLARTSRFLARQEQHHQQQQQHQHQQQQAAALQHALPAQQIFSNYTHSLPPMNAPNPSQQSPYTPGLMSRFRKRGERMSKDQKELYVKFFEDNPCMLSNHRRHDGLTEPLWAKLAHMLNSVPQGAVKNVEDWKQTFDAWRYRIFMYTRYNSKLSMSETSDPKNFKPLTATDQKAYAMWTSHKHIAPQDYEKMDLFVPLDEATTATNSYDY, from the exons ATGGTGCTGCGGTCAGGGATTATAATTCCATTTCAGTTTCGGGACACAAAGAAGCTGCTAATGATTGGCGTGCCCGAGGAGAATCGAAATCTTAACATATGGGACCTGAAGAACGTGG TGCGTGCCGCCTTCGGAATATACAATTTCGAGTTTCGCAACAAGAAAATTGGCTTTAACATACCcgacgagctgctgctgcactatCTGGCCCAAAGGCATGACCTTACCAATTTCGTTATAGAAATCAGTCAAG CCCTCGACGATGGTCATGCCAAGGAGATGCTGTCTTATGAGCCCTCATGCTCGATGGCTGTCttgaagcagcaacagcagcagcagcaacatcatccTCTTCAGCACCATGTACCACTGCCTCAGCGTTCAAGTGAGAGTGCCTCCCATCACACGCACGACTACGTGCCCACCTCGCAGCCCAATTCGCCAGCTCTGGGCGTGTGCCATGAGCCAGTGGATTCGCCACTGGAGCAGCAGGCCAACACCTCCAGCTCAGATCATGCGGATAGCTCCCAAAAGCTGCGTCTCACACAAACTTATGCTGAGCGAACGCCCGAATCGTTGACACAGTCCATCGACCCGATGGACATTATACCCAAGGCGGAGTCCGAGTTGGAGGTGGATCGGTTAGCAAGGACATCTCGGTTTCTGGCGCGGCAAgagcagcatcaccagcagcagcaacagcatcagcatcagcagcagcaggcagccgcaCTGCAGCACGCGTTGCCCGCCCAGCAAATCTTTTCGAACTACACGCACAGTTTGCCGCCAATGAATGCGCCGAATCCCTCACAGCAGTCGCCCTACACTCCGGGGCTGATGAGTCGCTTTAGAA AACGTGGCGAGCGCATGTCTAAGGATCAAAAAGAGCTGTATGTAAAATTCTTCGAGGACAATCCTTGCATGCTGTCGAATCATCGCCGGCATGATGGCCTCACCGAGCCGCTGTGGGCGAAATTGGCACACATGTTGAATAGTGTGCCGCAGGGCGCTGTGAAGAATGTGGAGGACTGGAAGCAGACCTTCGATGCTTGGCGCTATCGCATCTTCATGTACACACGCTACAACTCCAAGCTGAGCATGTCGGAGACAAGTGATCCGAAGAACTTTAAGCCGCTCACTGCCACCGATCAGAAGGCCTATGCCATGTGGACAAGTCACAAGCACATAGCACCGCAGGACTATGAGAAAATGGATCTGTTTGTGCCTTTGGACGAGGCCACAACAGCCACCAACAGCTACGATTATTGA
- the LOC6900551 gene encoding bromodomain-containing protein DDB_G0280777 isoform X1, producing the protein MVLRSGIIIPFQFRDTKKLLMIGVPEENRNLNIWDLKNVVRAAFGIYNFEFRNKKIGFNIPDELLLHYLAQRHDLTNFVIEISQVYDVALDNYVLNRQCRCAEQKILNESPTPEEPTNLCQPSSVLETTPTPILAMPPCEDEEHEESMKYRIDKTSSSGAASADLGMHAYEACSPKMDYDTQDELPDSPHSQQLPPPPLPLPAALPLPPPPTSHHHQLQQQQQQQHEEEQQQLLQERIQHEYMIQQQQQHQHLQQQQQHLALLQQQQQEEQQQQQAATGAHALPGQQQVLSMAMGTTATNNIRQRKERMSKRQKELYVHFLQQHQFINDHRRNDPVLDPYWLKLANLLNAVPQGAVKHVTEWKQTFDNWRYRIFLYARYNSKLQDEEAQNPRNFKPLTRTDKQAYIMWIRNPDTAPPDLDKMRNVFCNLEETTAQQD; encoded by the exons ATGGTGCTGCGGTCAGGGATTATAATTCCATTTCAGTTTCGGGACACAAAGAAGCTGCTAATGATTGGCGTGCCCGAGGAGAATCGAAATCTTAACATATGGGACCTGAAGAACGTGG TGCGTGCCGCCTTCGGAATATACAATTTCGAGTTTCGCAACAAGAAAATTGGCTTTAACATACCcgacgagctgctgctgcactatCTGGCCCAAAGGCATGACCTTACCAATTTCGTTATAGAAATCAGTCAAG TGTACGATGTGGCCTTGGATAACTACGTCTTAAATCGACAGTGCCGTTGCGCGGAGCAGAAAATACTGAACGAATCGCCCACACCCGAGGAACCCACGAACCTATGCCAGCCCAGCAGCGTATTGGAAACGACGCCTACTCCCATTTTGGCTATGCCGCCTTGCGAAGACGAGGAGCACGAGGAGAGCATGAAGTACCGCATCGATAAgaccagcagcagtggagcgGCCTCGGCGGATCTGGGGATGCATGCCTATGAGGCGTGCAGCCCGAAGATGGACTACGATACACAAGACGAGCTGCCGGATTCACCACATTCACAGCAgctgccaccaccaccattgCCTTTGCCAGCGGCCTTGCCGTTGCCACCACCCCCAACATCCCACCATCatcagttgcagcagcagcagcagcagcagcacgaggaagagcagcaacaactgcttCAGGAGCGCATCCAGCACGAGTACATgatccaacagcagcaacagcaccagcacttgcagcagcagcaacagcatttggctctcctgcagcagcagcaacaagaggaacagcaacagcagcaggcagccactGGAGCGCACGCATTGCCCGGCCAACAACAGGTCTTGAGCATGGCCATGGGCACGACTGCCACCAATAACATTCGAC AACGCAAGGAACGCATGTCTAAGCGACAGAAAGAGCTCTACGTGCActttctgcagcagcatcagttCATTAATGATCATCGCCGCAACGATCCCGTGCTGGATCCCTACTGGCTGAAGTTGGCCAATCTGTTGAATGCAGTGCCCCAGGGCGCTGTCAAGCATGTGACCGAGTGGAAGCAGACCTTCGACAACTGGCGTTACCGCATCTTTCTCTACGCACGTTACAACTCCAAGCTGCAGGACGAGGAGGCCCAGAATCCGCGCAACTTCAAGCCCCTGACACGCACCGATAAGCAGGCCTACATCATGTGGATACGCAACCCGGATACGGCGCCCCCCGATCTGGACAAAATGCGGAATGTCTTCTGCAATCTGGAGGAGACCACCGCGCAGCAGGACTAG
- the LOC6900551 gene encoding basic-leucine zipper transcription factor A isoform X3: MLSYEPSCSMAVLKQQQQQQQHHPLQHHVPLPQRSSESASHHTHDYVPTSQPNSPALGVCHEPVDSPLEQQANTSSSDHADSSQKLRLTQTYAERTPESLTQSIDPMDIIPKAESELEVDRLARTSRFLARQEQHHQQQQQHQHQQQQAAALQHALPAQQIFSNYTHSLPPMNAPNPSQQSPYTPGLMSRFRKRGERMSKDQKELYVKFFEDNPCMLSNHRRHDGLTEPLWAKLAHMLNSVPQGAVKNVEDWKQTFDAWRYRIFMYTRYNSKLSMSETSDPKNFKPLTATDQKAYAMWTSHKHIAPQDYEKMDLFVPLDEATTATNSYDY; this comes from the exons ATGCTGTCTTATGAGCCCTCATGCTCGATGGCTGTCttgaagcagcaacagcagcagcagcaacatcatccTCTTCAGCACCATGTACCACTGCCTCAGCGTTCAAGTGAGAGTGCCTCCCATCACACGCACGACTACGTGCCCACCTCGCAGCCCAATTCGCCAGCTCTGGGCGTGTGCCATGAGCCAGTGGATTCGCCACTGGAGCAGCAGGCCAACACCTCCAGCTCAGATCATGCGGATAGCTCCCAAAAGCTGCGTCTCACACAAACTTATGCTGAGCGAACGCCCGAATCGTTGACACAGTCCATCGACCCGATGGACATTATACCCAAGGCGGAGTCCGAGTTGGAGGTGGATCGGTTAGCAAGGACATCTCGGTTTCTGGCGCGGCAAgagcagcatcaccagcagcagcaacagcatcagcatcagcagcagcaggcagccgcaCTGCAGCACGCGTTGCCCGCCCAGCAAATCTTTTCGAACTACACGCACAGTTTGCCGCCAATGAATGCGCCGAATCCCTCACAGCAGTCGCCCTACACTCCGGGGCTGATGAGTCGCTTTAGAA AACGTGGCGAGCGCATGTCTAAGGATCAAAAAGAGCTGTATGTAAAATTCTTCGAGGACAATCCTTGCATGCTGTCGAATCATCGCCGGCATGATGGCCTCACCGAGCCGCTGTGGGCGAAATTGGCACACATGTTGAATAGTGTGCCGCAGGGCGCTGTGAAGAATGTGGAGGACTGGAAGCAGACCTTCGATGCTTGGCGCTATCGCATCTTCATGTACACACGCTACAACTCCAAGCTGAGCATGTCGGAGACAAGTGATCCGAAGAACTTTAAGCCGCTCACTGCCACCGATCAGAAGGCCTATGCCATGTGGACAAGTCACAAGCACATAGCACCGCAGGACTATGAGAAAATGGATCTGTTTGTGCCTTTGGACGAGGCCACAACAGCCACCAACAGCTACGATTATTGA
- the GV1 gene encoding proline-rich receptor-like protein kinase PERK1, which translates to MLTPCLLLVTVASLGLQTQAIRVDWGTNTGPIAPLPPRTTPLPPQKPYREPAPVWEDQSNDTPNPNPYVYVLPPPSRPRTWAIPAGPYAPPNYNNLPPRGNSINYGQLASSVYSAGVTSVPGLAAQYVPGVGIKYTAIVLPDKLQGKYNAKTKKYKAYEKAAKHAYPWNYLQQLPVEEKALEWQAQLEKQLEEEAAQQQHKHKDQALPTSSSTTSTSSTTTSTTTPAPAAAPSPSPSPSPSPTSATSDTADTTSTSAIQPTTIANYKVAHEKSAHLRKLTKQKRLHQLHLEMERQKEKLAKKQEQELQNSLQTS; encoded by the exons ATG CTCACTCCATGCCTGCTGCTAGTCACAGTCGCCAGCCTCGGCCTCCAGACGCAGGCCATCCGGGTGGACTGGGGCACGAACACGGGACCGATagcgccgctgccgccacgaACCACGCCACTGCCCCCGCAGAAGCCGTACCGCGAACCGGCGCCTGTCTGGGAGGATCAAAGCAATGACacacccaatcccaatccctaTGT GTACGTCTTGCCACCGCCATCCCGTCCTCGCACCTGGGCCATACCCGCCGGACCCTATGCCccacccaactacaacaatcTGCCGCCCAGGGGCAACTCCATCAACTATGGACAGCTGGCCAGCTCCGTGTACAGTGCAGGAGTCACTTCGGTGCCAGGATTGGCGGCACAGTATGTCCCCGGCGTGGGCATCAAGTACACGGCCATTGTGTTGCCCGACAAGCTGCAGGGCAAGTACAATGCGAAGACCAAGAAGTACAAGGCCTACGAGAAGGCGGCCAAGCATGCGTATCCCTGGAACTAT ttgcagcagctgccagtGGAGGAGAAGGCCTTGGAGTGGCAGGCGCAGCTCGAGAAGCAACTCGAAGAAGaggctgcccagcagcagcacaagcacAAAGATCAGGCTCTGCCTACCAGTTCCTCAACAACATCCACTTCATCTACAACTACGAGTACCACAacgccagcaccagcagcagcacccagccccagccccagcccaagccccagcccAACATCTGCCACATCAGACACCGCAGACACCACATCGACATCGGCAATACAGCCCACAACAATTGCCAATTACAAGGTGGCACACGAGAAGAGCGCTCACCTGAGGAAGCTCACCAAGCAGAAGAGACTCCATCAGCTGCacctggagatggagaggcagaaggagaagctggccaagaagcaggagcaggagctgcaaAACTCGTTACAGACCAGTTGA
- the Cpr62Ba gene encoding uncharacterized protein Cpr62Ba — translation MTTCPVRMAFGYLLLCLRLWLFLQIAHTQRVMATYIESYNDYGHNHDEERLHYSHQYHISDPKSQVHILHREQRHGDHVLGTYSHLEPGGHIRSVHYEVRGPHQGFRAVIQQRTAHSRVHQSLEFRRKQPSRPLALAEPVAFVV, via the exons ATGACCACGTGTCCGGTCAGGATGGCATTTGGCTACCTCTTACTCTgtctgcggctgtggctgttccTACAgattgcgcatacgcagcgtgtgATGGCGACATACATTGAATCGTATAATGATTATGGCCACAATCATGATGAGGAAAGG CTCCACTACTCCCATCAATATCACATTTCCGATCCGAAGAGTCAAGTGCACATCCTCCATCGAGAACAGCGTCATGGAGATCACGTCCTTGGGACCTACAGCCACCTGGAGCCTGGGGGACACATACGCAGCGTTCATTATGAAGTACGCGGACCCCACCAGGGCTTTAGGGCTGTCATTCAGCAGCGAACGGCCCACAGCCGAGTACATCAGTCCCTGGAGTTCCGGCGCAAGCAGCCGTCTCGCCCCCTGGCCCTGGCGGAGCCTGTGGCATTTGTGGTTTAG